The Stomoxys calcitrans chromosome 3, idStoCalc2.1, whole genome shotgun sequence genome includes a region encoding these proteins:
- the LOC106091716 gene encoding uncharacterized protein LOC106091716: MPVVVADDFDQFDAFISVEDPLEDYEKLLNEKLKIDAIVPNEMVHRIWDKISNATTAALWKIIFENEHETNEKLDKTAGFLRIFKDDACFYSPWKYNQWITKVRAELLRRGMVDFWKNVIVEKELGPAWARDCDLFDDTDDTEPAQFYNYAGCEAPWNSKT, translated from the coding sequence ATGCCTGTAGTTGTTGCCGATGATTTTGATCAATTTGATGCCTTTATCTCTGTTGAAGATCCTTTGGAGGACTACGAAAAGCTTCTCAATGAGAAGTTGAAGATTGATGCTATAGTCCCGAATGAAATGGTGCATAGAATCTGGGACAAAATTTCGAACGCAACCACTGCTGCCTTGTGGAAAATAATTTTCGAAAATGAGCATGAGACCAACgaaaaattggacaaaactGCCGGTTTCCTCAGAATCTTCAAAGACGATGCTTGTTTCTATTCGCCTTGGAAATACAATCAATGGATTACAAAAGTTAGAGCCGAACTGTTGAGACGAGGAATGGTTGACTTTTGGAAGAACGTTATTGTCGAAAAGGAATTGGGTCCAGCTTGGGCTCGAGATTGTGATTTATTTGATGATACTGATGATACGGAGCCGGCACAATTTTACAATTATGCCGGTTGCGAAGCACCATGGAACAGCAAGACCTAG
- the LOC106091724 gene encoding tRNA modification GTPase GTPBP3, mitochondrial, whose translation MFRNKYFIRKYLHCRMQIVGNFGLIQVFIKRFSSASTIYALSSAYGKCGVSVIRVSGPCTRHALHQIVRNKRELKERHAHLKALYHPLSNEMIDKGLVLWFPGPASFTGEDCCEFQVHGSIAVIAAMMDALSNVSGLRPATPGEFTKRAFFGNKLDLTEVEGLADLIHAETEAQRKQALLQSTGSLSRIYDAWRRRLIRCAAHLEAYIDFAEDENIEEDVILKLTKELKNIRDEIKVHLNDERQGELLRDGVRTCIIGAPNVGKSSFLNLMCQRDVAIVSDKAGTTRDVIESTHNFGGYPVRFVDTAGLRVGTDDTIEKQGILKARESLEAADLVLLIADATHLKQRRAFDQKSIELFCADYFKELDISFEILKNKHIKIIINKIDLLSIDEIEDIHKSPNVMGISCKENLNLKPFLEEFTLILKGICGSPLAEAPRLTHARYRVQLERAIKHIDIFLSEYSPEFYPDMAISAQKLRHAVKDVERITGHVSTEDILEVIFRDFCIGK comes from the exons ATGTTTcgcaacaaatattttatacgaAAGTATTTACATTGTAGAATGCAAATTGTAGGCAATTTTGGACTAATACAGGTTTTTATAAAGAGATTTTCGAGTGCAAGTACAATATATGCCTTAAGTTCAGCATATGGAAAATGTGGAGTTTCGGTAATCCGTGTATCTGGGCCATGCACTAGGCATGCTCTACACCAAATAGTTCGCAACAAACGGGAGCTAAAAGAAAGACATGCTCACCTAAAAGCGTTGTACCATCCCTTATCAAATGAAATGATTGACAAAGGCCTGGTTTTGTGGTTTCCAGGACCCGCATCATTTACAGGTGAAGATTGCTGTGAATTCCAAGTACATGGTTCGATTGCGGTTATAGCCGCAATGATGGATGCATTAAGTAATGTGTCGGGCCTGAGGCCGGCTACGCCGGGTGAATTTACAAAAAGAGCattttttggaaataaattGGATTTAACGGAAGTCGAAGGTCTAGCAGATCTTATTCATGCTGAAACCGAAGCACAGAGGAAACAG gCTTTACTACAAAGCACGGGTTCTCTTTCTCGCATCTATGACGCCTGGAGAAGGCGTTTAATACGTTGTGCTGCACATTTGGAGGCGTATATTGATTTTGCGGAAGATGAGAATATTGAAGAGGACGTTATTTTAAAGCTTACAAAAGAACTCAAGAACATAAGAGATGAAATTAAGGTACATTTAAATGACGAAAGACAAGGAGAATTGCTTAGAGATGGAGTGCGTACTTGCATTATAGGGGCTCCTAATGTAGGCAAGAGtagttttttaaatttaatgtgCCAGCGAGATGTAGCTATAGTATCAGATAAAGCAGGGACGACCAGGGATGTGATTGAGTCCACACACAATTTCGGTGGTTATCCCGTTCGCTTCGTAGATACAGCGGGACTAAGGGTAGGAACTGATGACACAATCGAAAAACAAGGCATACTTAAGGCAAGGGAAAGCCTAGAAGCTGCGGATTTAGTCCTGCTTATTGCTGATGCTACACATCTTAAGCAACGAAGAGCATTTGATCAGAAATCAATAGAATTATTTTGCGCCGATTACTTTAAAGAACTGGATATAAGTTTTGAAATCCTTAAAAACAAACATATAAagataataattaataaaatagATTTGTTGAGTATAGACGAAATCGAAGATATACACAAATCTCCAAATGTTATGGGTATATCGTgcaaggaaaacttaaatttgaaaccctttttagaggagtttacacTCATACTCAAGGGAAT TTGCGGCTCACCTCTAGCAGAGGCCCCTCGACTTACACACGCACGCTATCGTGTACAATTGGAACGTGCTATTAAGCacatcgacatttttctttcagagTATTCACCAGAATTCTATCCAGACATGGCCATTTCTGCTCAGAAACTTCGGCATGCCGTCAAAGATGTTGAAAGGATAACAGGACATGTTAGCACAGAAGACATTTTGGAAGTCATCTTCAGAGATTTTTGTATAGGAAAATAG
- the LOC106091725 gene encoding STING ER exit protein: MPKVVSRSIVCSDSKEEEYNEETPLNIYYCLCGKLALILDCTLEKLPLRRTDGARVIDGKKHAHKLTCQDGDIIYIRRKEKGIEKQYRFNCKSCKLPIYYRHDPNSENTFILHHALVKTKNDIHLNLESNPTKALSGESEKVMVTRHTKNMGKFSSVTVSTIDEEEDEIEAREIADSYANNARIIEKQLQRKGGKLTDTTIRPKFDEPGPSKKPRGTLIDI, encoded by the exons ATGCCTAAAGTTGTGTCCCGTAGTATTGTATGTTCTGACTCAAAGGAAGAGGAATATAATGAGGAAACTCCATTGAATATATATTACTGCTTGTGTGGAAAACTTGCCTTGATTTTAG ATTGCACACTAGAAAAATTGCCATTAAGACGTACCGATGGAGCAAGAGTAATTGACGGGAAAAAACATGCCCACAAATTAACTTGCCAGGATGGTGATATTATTTATATAAGAAGAAAAGAGAAAGGAATTGAGAAACAATATCGTTTCAAT TGCAAATCCTGTAAACTGCCCATATATTACCGCCACGATccaaattctgaaaacactTTTATTTTGCATCATGCTTTGGTGAAGACAAAGAATGACATACATCTGAATTTGGAATCTAATCCCACCAAAGCACTCTCAGGGGAATCGGAGAAGGTAATGGTTACACGACACACGAAAAATATGGGCAAGTTTAGTTCAGTTACTGTATCAACAATCGACGAAGAAGAGGATGAAATTGAAGCG CGGGAAATTGCGGATAGTTACGCCAATAATGCACGAATAATTGAAAAACAACTGCAGCGTAAAGGTGGAAAATTAACTGATACAACAATCAGGCCTAAGTTCGATGAACCAGGACCCAGTAAGAAACCAAGGGGAACGTTGATAGATATTTAG